Within Sphingobium sp. KCTC 72723, the genomic segment GCATCGTCGCCTGACGACACCACCTGTCCAGCGGCCAGCGCCCGCATGACCGATCCGATCGCGACGGGCGCGGCATAATTGTCGCTGTCCGCGATCCAGCCGCGCATCGCCGGTTCGACCGACAGATAATGATTGCGAACGAGTATTTCGCCGGGACCGGGCTGCGCAATGGCTGCTTGCCGGACAGCAAAATGCTCCGCCTGCGCGATGCCGCTCGGTCGTGCGGTCAGTATGACCTGCCGGTTCGTTTCATCCATCCAGCCCAGCCTTCACCATCGTGAATTTTCGCCGCGATATGCGCCACCCGTCCGCCGTGCGGATCAGGCAATCGTCATAATAGCCAGTGGCGCGGTGTGTGACACCCTGAACCTGATCGGTCAGCATGGCGTCGACATAGCTGCGCGCGACGATTTCATCATTGCGATTTTCCACGACGATATTGGTGATCCGGTGGAGCGTTTCGCCCATATGGCGGTGCGCGCGTTCCATATATTCGGTGATATCGCGCTGCCCGCGCCAATGGCCAAAACTGCCATAGTCGGCCTCGCAATCCTGCGCGAAGCAGGTGCGGAACAATGGCCAGTCGCGCGTGTCGATCCCCGTCGCATAGCGCAGCAGCAGATGATGGATCGCGCGCTCATCCTCTGCGCCAAGCGGCGCTCTGCGCGTCAGGCTGCCATGTGCCGCCATATTCGTCCTCCCTCATGTCCTGATGGAGCATAAGCAAGGAAGCGCCGATCTTGCCCGTCGAAGGATAGGATCGGCGCATATCCGGTCATTTCTTCGGCAGGGCATAAGCGATCAGCTGGTCGCTCGACCCGGACAGCATCGCGCCATGTCCGCCCGCTGCAATCACCACGAACTGGCGACCGCTGGCATTGGACCAGTAACTGCTGGGCGACGCATTGCCGCCGGCGGGCAGGCGCGCTTTCCACAACAGGCGGCCGGTCGCCGTGTCATAGGCGCGAAACGCATGTTCCTGGGTCGCGCCGATGAACGTCAGGCCGCTGGCAGTTGCCACCGATCCGCCGATATTGGGGACACCCATCGGGATCGGCACGAAGGTCGGGAGGGCCAGCGGCCCACTGTCGCGCGACGTGCCGAAAATGCGGCTCCACACCATCTTCCCGGTTTTCAGGTCGACGGCGTTGATCCGGCCATAGGGTGGCTGCTGGCAGGGAATGGCGAGCGGCGACAGAAATGGCGCGATTTGCGCGGCATAAGGCACGCCCTGTTGCGCCGCCGGGCCACCGACA encodes:
- a CDS encoding nuclear transport factor 2 family protein; the encoded protein is MAAHGSLTRRAPLGAEDERAIHHLLLRYATGIDTRDWPLFRTCFAQDCEADYGSFGHWRGQRDITEYMERAHRHMGETLHRITNIVVENRNDEIVARSYVDAMLTDQVQGVTHRATGYYDDCLIRTADGWRISRRKFTMVKAGLDG